A single Kryptolebias marmoratus isolate JLee-2015 linkage group LG7, ASM164957v2, whole genome shotgun sequence DNA region contains:
- the LOC112449862 gene encoding uncharacterized protein LOC112449862 has translation MVVLRTSCFLLGRTHIRVMSINYTSFSNTSHFPLSSSLTIHELLHKCLSSRVGAFGITAFAVICVLLVLPLCIFVLYLGYQRVRQQHSSSTISHSDLFTYSMVSIELMNICGAILCCWGAHADISVLVMLGVYFFSITFSAQLLFHILTCVERYLAVVHPVLYLRNKNSIRLRTVIIVFSWLLSFVGTGVTSMAKHTVITIVSFCVVGFAVIVISYCSISVLCVLIHPVPGEGVGDRQQVDQSKLRAFHTIGAILGVLVLRFVGNISTNILYDSEQLIEDQRCGLWLSEFWFCLLSSLVLPLLFLHRTEKLPFCHQSVMSNRD, from the coding sequence TTATGTCAATAAACTACACTTCCTTTTCAAATACCTCTCATTTCCCCCTTTCTTCCTCTTTGACCATCCATGAGCTCCTGCACAAGTGCTTGAGCTCAAGAGTTGGTGCTTTCGGCATCACAGCCTTTGCCGTCATCTGTGTCCTCCTTGTCCTCCCTCTCTGCATCTTCGTTCTGTACCTGGGATACCAACGAGTCCGCCAGCAACATTCAAGCTCCACAATCAGCCACTCTGATCTCTTCACCTACAGCATGGTCTCCATTGAGCTGATGAACATCTGTGGCGCCATCCTCTGCTGCTGGGGTGCCCATGCTGATATCTCAGTGCTGGTGATGTTGGGCGTCTACTTCTTCTCCATCACCTTTTCGGCGCAGCTGTTGTTTCACATCCTGACCTGCGTTGAGCGCTACCTGGCTGTAGTTCACCCTGTTCTCTACTTgaggaataaaaacagcatcagacTGAGAACCGTCATCATTGTCTTTTCTTGGCTGCTGTCCTTTGTCGGGACCGGAGTCACGTCGATGGCCAAACACACGGTGATCACcattgtgtctttttgtgttgtAGGGTTTGCTGTGATTGTTATCTCTTACTGCAGCATTTCTGTTCTCTGTGTCCTGATCCATCCAGTGCCAGGGGAAGGGGTTGGGGATAGACAACAGGTTGATCAGTCCAAACTGAGGGCGTTCCATACCATCGGGGCCATACTGGGAGTGCTGGTGCTGAGATTTGTGGGGAATATTTCCACCAATATTCTGTACGACTCAGAACAGCTCATAGAAGATCAGCGCTGCGGTTTGTGGTTGTCTGAATTCTGGTTTTGTCTGCTCAGCAGCCTGGTGTTACCTTTGCTGTTTCtacacagaacagaaaaacttcCTTTTTGTCATCAGTCTGTGATGTCAAACAGAGattaa